CCTCTCCCTTAAGTCCGTTAACCTTTGAATGACCTGATGATCGTTTTCGCCCTTAGTTATTCATCAGGCAATTGTAAACTTTAAATATCACAAAAATGAAACGGACTATCGTTATCGTAGCACTGGTTATTTTCGCTTGCGCAACAATTACCTCTTGCGCAGCTACAAAGGGCTCAGGATGCAAAGGAACTCAAGGATATGTAGGATACGGCGGAAGATAAGAACTAATTTAACCCTGATATTACTATTAAAGGTTACCCGATGGGTAACCTTTTTTTTGTCTGAACAGGGATGGGTGAGATTCATGGGATGAGTGGGAAAGGCCATTCAAGGACCTCAGACATGATGTTATGGTTATCCCAGCAATCTCAGCCATCCCAAAAATCCCAGTTCAAACAATAAAAAAACCCTTCCGCGACTAGCGAAAGGGTCAATTTCTTATGGCTTGCTGAAAAGGGCCATCCTGGGATCAGGACGGCCTCTAACGATTGCTTGCCATATGAAAAAAAACTTATTTCTTTTTAGAAACAGAGTCAACTTTTTTCTTAGTAGTATCAGCAGCTGGAGTAGTAGCAGCAGCGCTATCAGGTGTAGCAGCAGCAGCTGAATCTACAGTTGGAGCAGCAGCAGTAGTATCTTGTTTGTTCTCAGTGTCTGCGCTTCCGCCATCATTACATGCTACTGCGAATAAAGAACCAATAGCTAATACTAACAACAGTTTTTTCATTGTACCGTTTTTTGTTTGTTTACAAATGATTTATGTAGTTTAATACAGGAAAAGAAAGAAGGTAACCCCGTAACCCAACTTTTTTTTATTTTTTCTGAAAAAAAGTCCAACCTTTCCGACTTAGGTGATTTACAGCCCATTTTTTGCCCTGTTAGACGGGAATTTTACCAACTGTTTGGGTTACTTCTCCTTAAATTGAGTATTAATTAATGGTTCAAAAAGCGTGAAAACAGATTCAACCGACGAAAAAGCACTGTTAAAAGGATTGGCACTAAATGACCGGAAGTCCGTTGAGACCATATATAAATTATATTATAATATGGTGCAAACGTTGATTATTAACAACAACGGATCTGCCGACGATGCACGGGATATATTCCAGGAAACTGTGATTGTGCTGTATGAAAAAGCCAAAACCGGCTCTTTTGAGCTAACCGCCCAGTTAAAGACCTATGTGTATTCAGTTAGCCGGCGGTTATGGCTTAAAAAATTGCAGCAACAACAGAAATACCTGCCCACTATTCCGGGGCTGGAGGAAACGGTTCCGGTTGAGGAAGATGTTGAAAGCCACGGACAACGCAATTCAGAGTTCCAGATGATGGAAAAGGCTTTATTGCATTTGGGCGAACCCTGCAGAAGTTTAATTGAGCAATTTTATCTGCAGAAAAGAAGCATGACAGAGATTGCCGGCCATTTTGGATATACAAACGCTGATAACGCCAAAAATCAGAAATACAAATGTCTGATGCGGCTTCGGAAACTATTCTTTGCCGAATTTAAAAACAACGACGTGTGATGCAAGATGTACAATTATTAGATGCTATTGAACGGTTTCTCCGTGGTGAAATGACTCCCGAAGAAATGGCTTCCTTTGAGCAGCTGCGAAAAAGTAATCCGGAAGTGGATGAAAAAGTAGTGGAACACACTATATTTTTACATCAGATGGACCAGTTCAGTGACTGGAAGTCTTTTAAAGGAACCCTCAACGACGTTCATAATCAATTGCTCGAATCGGGCGTTATTAAAGAGGAAGCGCCAAAGACCACAGTTATACAACTGTTCCGCAAATACAAACGGGTGATGGCAGTAGCCGCCTCCATTGCTGGTATCACTACCCTTCTCATCGCCAGTATGGCCACTTATTACACCCAAAAGAAAACGCACGACGATCTTCAACGTTTACGCGGTGAATACAAATCGGAAATAACAAAGAAAACCAACGAAGTAAAAAATTCGGTAAAGGAAATTGTAGCCAAAGCTCCTGAAAACGCACCCGTGCGTTTTGGTGGTACCGGCTTCCTGATAGATGGCAAAGGTTATATTGCTACCGATGAGCACGTGGTAAACGGCGCCTCCAGTGTAGTAGTGCAGAACAGCAAAGGACAGGAATTCAGAACACGTATTATATATACCAATAAAGAAACCGATCTGGCCATCCTGAAAATTGAGGATGACGATTATAGAAGCATCGGTCCCCTGCCCTATGGCATCCGCAAAAGCGGCACCGACCTGGGCGAACCTTTATTCATCCTGGGTTTCCCCCGCGAAGAAATTGTATATAACGAAGGATACATGAGTGCTAAAACAGGTTATAATGGCGATACCTTATCATTTCAGTTAGGCGTATCGGCTAACCCTGGTAACTCCGGCGGTCCGGTATTCAACAAGAATGGTGAAGTGGTGGGTGTTATCACTGCCCGTCAAACCCAGGCAGTAGGTGTGGTGTTTGCGGTTACTTCAAAAAACATCTTCCGCAGCCTGGAAGAAGTTAAAAAAGATACTTCCTTCCAGAACATCCGGTTAACGCTGAACTCTTCTATCAAAAACCTCGATCGCGTACAACAGATAAAGCGGATTGAAGAAGGGGTGTTTATGGTTAAGTGTTACTAAGAGCTACAAGCTGCAAGCAAATACATATAATTAGAGGCCCCGACGGTAACCGTTGGGGCCTCTTTATTGGTGGGACTTCTAAATATTGAAGTTAACTTCTTTATTCAAGTTTTCCGCGATGGCCTGAAGCTTGCAGCTTGCGGCTTTCTACTTCCACAACTTAGCCGGATACTCACCTGCAGCAACCAGTTGCTCCAGGTTAGCTTTTACTTCAGGCGCATCTTCTTTATAAGTTACGCCAAACCATTGGGCGGATGTAGGGATCACTTTAATAGTGCCTTTGTTTACATTGATGAATTTATCGCCTACGATGGGAATAAAGAACTCTGATTTTATGTTGGTAAGATTTCCTTTTTCACTCAGGAACTCATTGAACAGCTTTTCAGAATAAGGGAAGATGGAAGGTGAAAAGCACCAGAAGTTCATGGACACCTGTGAATCCATTGGCAGTTCTTTGGGCTCCTGGCCATCGTCAACCAGAATTTTACCATCTTTCTTCGCAATGTTTATACGTTCTGCAATAGCTACCAGATTGCCTTCGGCATTGGCACGGCATACCCCACGGTTAACTGTACCATTGTCGCTTAATGTTTTCAGCAACTCATAGCCGATTATAGAATAGGTATTGTCATTAACATCTTTGGTCAGAAATTTATAGGCTTTTTCAAATGCATCGCGACCATAAAAATCATCGGCATTGATTACCGCAAATGGTTCATTGATGGCATTTTTAGCGCACAGTACCGCATGCGCAGTTCCCCAGGGTTTGGTTCGGTCGGCAGGTACCTCGAATCCATCAGTAAATGACTTCAGGTCCTGGTATACGTAATCGATTGCGATTTTTCCTTTTAACGGGGGTTCTACTATGGCTTTAAAATCGTCAGCAAATTCCTTGCGGATAATAAACACCACTTTTTTAAATCCAGCGCGTATAGCATCATAAATAGAGTAATCCATGATCGTTTCTCCACCTGGTCCGAATGATTGGATCTGTTTCATACTACCATAGCGGGAAGCCATGCCTGCAGCTAAAATCAAAAGAGTTGGTTCCATTATTGTATTTTTAAAAATTGAGTCACGAAAATATAAAAATATGTGATGAAAACTATGTCGGTAAACAAAGTAATAACACAACCGGTCGACATAACAAAAGCAGTAGTAACGCTTGTTAGCGACGACCTCCTACATAGAAAAAACGTTGCCATCGAAGTATTGCGGCTCGATTTGATCCATCCGGTCATTTCGGGGAACAAATGGTTCAAACTGAAATACCATATCCGGGAAGCACTGCAGCAAAACAAAAAAGGCATACTCACATTTGGCGGCGCCTGGAGCAATCACCTGGTAGCAACGGCGCTGGCATGTGCCCAGGCCAACCTGGCCAGTATGGGCATTATTCGTGGCGAACGGCCGGCGACTTTATCTCACACTTTACAGGAAGTGCAGGATTATGCCATGCAATTACAGTTCATTTCGCGCCCGGCATATGCTAATGATGCTGCTATAATTCCGGTATTGCAGGAAAAATATCCAGACTATTATCTTGTACCACAGGGCGGACAAAGCCACCTGGGTGTGCTGGGCGCCGCCGAAATTGGACGGCTGGCTCAAATGGAAAGTTATTCACATATATGCTGCGCCACCGGCACCGGCACTATGCTTGCAGGTTTAGTGCACGCCGCTTTACCGCATCAGCAGGTAATTGGCATTTGCAGCCTTAAAATACCCGACAACGAAAACAACAGTTTGAACAGTTTTGTAAAACCCTATGCATCAGCCCCAAAGCAATACAAAATATTTTACGATTTCCATTTTGGCGGATATGCGCGCAAAACAGATGAGCTGATCCGCTTTATGAATAGCATTTATCAGCAACATGAATTGCCGACGGATTTTGTATATACTGGCAAATTGTTTTTCGGCGTTATGCAGCTGGTCCAGCGCGATTACTTTCAACCGGGCAGTCGTTTGCTGCTGGTGCACAGTGGCGGATTACAGGGCAACCGGTCGTTACCGGCCGGAACATTAACATATCTGTAAGTTGTTATATAAAACCGCTGTCGCAAAACCAGTATATTTGCGACGCCAAATCCTTTACCACCGATTAATTCAACCTTGGCGCATGCGCAAACTGGCAGCACTACTACTCATACTAACTTGTACCTTATGTACCAATAGCTGGGCGCAGGATACATTACCTAAGTTTACCGTTGTAACCAAAGGAAATAAAAAAGCTATCATCAGCTGGGTAAACAATTATCCTGTTGTTACGCAAATAAGCATTCAACGTTCATTAGACAGTCTCCGGGGTTTTGTGACCATTATGTCAATGGCCGACCCTACTGCGCCGCAGAACGGATTTGTTGATTCCAAAGCGCCGGACATGAAACAGTTCTACCGCATCTTTGTAGTGAAGAACAATGGCCAGTTCCTGTTCACCCAATCTAAACGCCCATACTGGGATACTGCGAAGGTGGAAGTAGTGAAACAACAACCCGAAAACGGCCGGCGGGTGATTATCCAGGATGGTGTGTCGGAAAAACAGGCCGAAGAAATAAAAGAGAAACTGCAGTCTAATAATACACCTGCAACTCCTACCCCTGTAGTAAAACCACCGGAGCCGGAGAAATTCTACTTTGTAAAAAAACTGGATACGCTGGTGGCTACCATCAACGCCAAAGAACTTAAGAAATTTCGCGACTCGGTAGTTATCAAAACAAAGGACACCCTGGCATTTGTAGGCCTTGACACCATTGTGTTAAAACCCTTTGTTCCCAAAGAAGTATACAAACCTTCCAAATTCGTTTATACCGAAAAGGATGGCAACATAGCCATCAACCTACCTTTTACCGGCATGCATCATTATTCCATCAAATTCTTCGATATGCAGGGCATTCCCCAGTTTGATATCGATGAAGTAAAAGAATCGCCGTTGCTGATTGATAAGGTGAACTTCCTGAAATCGGGGTGGTATAAGTTTGAGTTGTATGAGGATGGGAAGTTGAAGGAAAAGCATCGATTATTTATTCCAAAGGACTAAGCCCCCTTCCAGCCTCCCCCGGTGGGGGAGGAGTTGGGCAACCTCGCGATATTATTCAACAGATTTATCTTTTAACTTCAAACTTTGAACCTAATAACTCAAAAACTAACAAACTCAATAACTTAATAACCTACAAACTAAGCACCTGTTAACTCAACAGCAAATACTTTCTCAAAGTTCTTCTTAACACGCTCTTTAACCTCGTCCATATCTAATTTACGACCCAGTTCTCTTTCCAACGACGTAACCTGCTTGTTCTGAATACCGCAGGGAATGATATAATTGAAATAATTGAGATCGGTATTGATATTAAAGGCAAAGCCATGCATGGTGATCCAGCGGCTGCAACGGATGCCCATGGCGCAGATTTTCCGTTCTTTGCCGGGAATGGACGCATCCAGCCAAACACCGGTTTCACCGGGTGAGCGCTCCCCTTTCAGGCCATATTCGGCCATAGTTAAAATAATTACTTCTTCCAGGCTGCGCAGGTACCTGCCCAGGTCGGTATAAAATTTATCCAGGTCAAGAATGGGATAGCCAACCAGCTGATCCTTACCATGAAAGGTGATATCGCCGCCCCGGTTGGTATTGTAGAAACTGATGCCCTGGGCAGCCCTTTCTTCTTCACTGATGAGCACATTGCTCATATCGCCGCTTTTACCCAGGGTATATACCGGGGGATGCTCCACAAACAACAGGTAATTCGTCGTAGACGGCGTAACTTCCTCATTGTCAATTACCAATTGCCCATTGCCAATTGCCTCCAATGCCATATTCCTATTCCGGATCAACGTTTTGACCTCCACATTCTCTTTCAGGAGCTTTTCCTGCAGGTCCCAGGCGTGCTGGTACTCCATATTTCCCAGATCGCGGAAAAGAACGGCCTGTTTATTACTGGTTTCCATATAGAAACAAAGTTACTACTTTATATTACTTCCCCCAGTTCGTTACCTTTGCCCGAAACAGTGATACCCCATGACTATAAAGGATACCAATGTTTTCAATGATCCCGAAGAGAATGTAGATGGAGTTGAAGGCGCGGAAGAGCTATATGAGCGATTCAGTTTAACGGTAGATAAAGGCCAGGAACCCATGCGGCTCGACAAATTCCTTGTGGCCCGTATCGAAAACGCGTCCCGGAACAAAGTGCAGCAGTCAATTGAAAGCGGCCGGGTTACCGTAAACGGTAAAACCGTTCAGGCAAACCACAAAATAAAACCAGGCGAAGAAATTATTGTATACTCCGATAAGGAGATGCATGGAGAAGAGATCATCCCTGAGCAAATGCCGTTGAATATTGTGTTTGAAGATGATGACATCCTCATCATTAATAAACCTGTTGGACTGGTAGTTCACCCTGCCAGTGGTAACCCGCGCGGTACGCTCATTAATGGCGTTGCCTGGTATTTACAACAACAGAACAGCAATATTTCTGCAGATAACCTGCCCAGGTTTGGACTGGTTCACCGCATTGATAAAAACACCAGTGGCTTAATGGTGCTGGCAAAAACCGAAAAGGCAGTTACCAGCCTGGCGAAAGAATTTTTCGACCATACCATTCACCGCCAGTATGTGGCACTGGTGTGGGGTGATGTAGCCGAGGATGAAGGCACCATTCGCAAACATATTGGCCGTCACCAGCGGTTCCGCAAAATCTTCGATGCCTATCCCGATGGCGAGGTGGGTAAAGATGCGGTTACCCATTACAAAGTGCTGGAGCGCCTGGGTTATGTGACCATTGTTCAATGTGAACTGGAAACAGGCCGCACGCACCAGATCCGCGTGCATATGAAAAGCATTGGCCATCCCCTGTTCAATGACGAATTATATGGCGGCGACAGAATTGTAAAAGGAACCGTTTTCACCAAGTATAAACAGTTTGTAGATAATTGTTTTGCCATTTGCCCACGGCATGCCTTACACGCCAAGACCATTGGTTTTATTCATCCGCGTACGCGTAAAGAAGTGGTGTTTAATAGTGAGATGCCGGAGGATATGACGAAGTTGTTTGAGAAATGGAGAGGGTACGCCAAAACTAAAAACATCCAATAGGCGATAGAGGTATTTTTGGGATAATGAATCTTTGAGAATATAAGATGCAAATGTGATAATTTGCTAATGTGATAATTCGATAATGGGAATACAGGCATTTGTTTTCAATTATCACATTATCGAATTATCTAATTATCACATTTTGTACTTTATTCACTTTGTTTAAAATCAAAAAGAGTGGCGGTAAACACACATTTCTCCCTGCTCTTCATAACCACTTTCCAATCGCCATTGTAGCGAAGTACTTTGGGCACGAGGTAATTGCCGAAATGGGTCATTTCCACTTCCATGCGAACGTTGAAATCGTATACGCCGGCATCGTAGCTGAGGTCGTAGTTGCGGGCTACAATTTCCCAGGTATTGATGTTGAACCAGGTGGTCATGTTGTTCACTACAATTTTATCTTTCTCTCCTGCCGATAAATCGGCGCGGGGAATGCAGGTGAACACATAACACATTTCCCCTTTAAATTCATTCATATCGATGGTGAAGTCGTACCGCATGGCCACGTCGTCATCGAACAACGCTACCTTACCGCCAATAAAGGGAATGCCGGGAATCTTTTTACCGGGATTGAAGAACAGCATCTTCAGCTGTTCCTTGTGTTTAGCCAGTCCGCTTTTGCCTTCCGTGCTAAAAGCGGCGTTTCCTACAATATTGGTTTCGCCACAAATGGTATCCATGGCAAAAAACAAACCGGCATACATGCCGGCCGTATAATAGTTGAACTGATGATGTTTGTCGTAAATATCGCCCGTGGTTTGCTCTTCGAGCACCTGGGTAAAGCGGCAGCCATTGTTCACCAGCTGTTTGGTGCGGCTGTGCAGGGAGGCTATTACCTGTTCCTTTTTATCGAACATCGAAATGTCGTTCAGCGAGGTATAGCCCAGCACTTTCAGGTTGCGGAATGCTTTGTAAAAGGTAGTGTCGTTCTTTATGCGTTCAATAAAAGCAGCCACATTCAGGTTATTGCGCACAACCACTTCTTTTAAAGTAACCGCTTTGTTTTGAACTTTTACCAGGGTATCCTTGTCCTGGGCAAAGAGCCCACCCGTAATAAACAGACATATTATAACGCGCCAGCAAGCTGGTAGCATATGGGTACACTATTTAGGAAAGATCATTTTATAGTCGGCCCGTACTTTGCCTTTTTTAATATCCTCCAGTTTACCACCCAACAGTTTTCGTTTGAAAGGTTTCAGGTAATCGATAAATAATTTTCCTTCTATGTGGTCGTATTCGTGCAGAATGATGCGGGCAGTAATACCATTGAAGGTTTTTTCCTGCGGCACAAAGTTCTCATCTACATAGGTGAGGGTCACCGTTTCACTGCGCATTACATCTTCCCTGATTTTGGGAATGCTTAAACAACCTTCATTGTAAGCCCACTCATCCCCTTCGAGCGATTTTATTTTTGCATTGATGAATACCTGTTTGGTGCCAGGTTCATCGGGGTATTTTCCTTTTTCATCTTCCTCCTGGTTCTCAAAAATCTGCGCACTGTCCATTACAAATAAACGGATATCCTTGTTGATCTGCGGCGCAGCCAATCCTACTCCATTGCTGGCGTACATAGTTTCCCACATATCTTCAATCAGTTTTGCCAGGTTTGGGTAATCGGGGGTGATTTCTTTACCCTTACTCCGCAAAATATCAGCGCCATATGCTACGATCGGTAATATCATTCTTTAACAGTTGTTTTAAAAATCAGCATGCAAAGGTAATTGAAAAATGCGAGACGTTTGGCATGCTGGTTTTCATTGATAATCAGCTAATACTACGTAAATATTCCTGTAATATAATAGTGGCGGCAATTTCATCTACCAACGCCTTGTTCTGCCGTTGTTTTTTCTTCAGCCCCATTTCAATCATCGCCTGGGAAGCCATTTTAGAAGTATAGCGCTCATCCCACATTTTTATGGGGATGGTGGGAAATTCTCTTTTCAGCCGTTCCACCGCCTTTTTCACCAGCGGTGTGGCGTGCGTATCGGTATCGTCCCAGTTCTTGGGTTCGCCCATAACGATCAGTTCTACCGGTTCTTTGGAAAAATAATCTTTCAGGAACTTGAAGAGCTGGGGCGTTTCCACCGTTGTTAATCCCGTAGCAATGATCTGCAGGGGATCTGTAACGGCCAGGCCGGTGCGCTTCTTACCATAATCTATTGAAATGATGCGTGCCATTAATTGGTCATTGTTTTATAGGCTATCACCAGGTCGGTAATCACAAATACGGCAAACACCACACTGGCAATTCCATTGGCGGTCATAAAGGCGAGGTTTACCCGACGCAGATCGGTGGGTTTTACAATGGAATGCTGGTACAACAACATGCCCGCAAACACTGCCACACCTACCCAGTAAAACCAATGAAAATGTCCGTATACCCCGGCGGTAATAACACAGGCAGCGCTTAATATGTGCAACAGTTCCGATACCCGCAGGCCTTTCTTTTTACCCAGCCAGGCGGGGATGGAATGTAATTTTTTCGATTTATCAAACTCTTCATCCTGCAGGGCATAAATGATATCGAACCCGCTTACCCAGAAGATCACCGTGAAGGAAAACAAAATGGGCAGCAGCGAAAACACACCGGTCACGGCAAGATAAGCACCAATGGGCGCCAGCGATAAACCGAGGCCCAACACCAGGTGACAAAGCGGGGTGAACCGCTTGGTATAGCTATAGAACAGCACCACAAACAAGGCTACCGGCGACAGCAGGAAGCAAATGCGGTTGATGAACCAGGTGGTGACCATAAATGCTACGGCACAAAAAAATGTAAACAACAATACATTGTCAGCTTTTAAAATACCCGCGGGTATTTCGCGAACAGCGGTTCGGGGGTTCTGTGCATCAAACTCGCGATCGAGGTAGCGATTGAAGGCCATGGCGGCGCTGCGGGCAAAGATCATACACAACACTACCAGTCCTAATAATTTTGCCAGGCTTACATAATTGGGCGTGAACCTTACAATGGAGTGTATTGACTCGCCATGCGGGCCCAGCATATCATGGGCTTCACCAAGGCCGTTGCGTACCATGGCATACACACCCAACATAAAGCCGATAAGCGCAAAAGGCATGGCAAAAATGGTGTGCGCGAATTTTATCAGGCTGAGGTATTTCTTAACGGTGCTCATTAATTAACGTTGAATATTGAATTTTCAATTTTGAATTTCGATGTATGAAGTGGCAGTCGTGAATCGGCAAACGGCAGACGGCAAACATGGCTCGCGGCTTCCCGGTCAACCCGTCAACTTGTTAACTTGTCAACTACACCTTACTTCTAACCAATTCCCACAACACAATGCCCGCCGCTACGGATATATTCAAGGAATGTTTCATCCCTAGCTGCGGAATTTCGATACAGCCATCGCACAATTTTATCACTTCCTGGTCTACCCCGCTCACTTCGTTGCCAAATACAACAGCTACCTGCGGGTGCTGGTTCAGCTCAAACTGATGAAGCGGGATACTGTGCTGCACCTGTTCAATGGCAAACACCTGGTAGCCATCGGCTTTCAGGCGTTGAACCGCTTCTACAGTAGTTTCGGCATATTTCCACTCCACGGTTTCGGTAGCGCCCAGCGCGGTTTTATGAATATCGCGGTGCGGGGGCTGGGGGGTGTAACCACACAAATAAATGCCGCGTAATAAAAAAGCATCGGCCGTACGGAACACACTGCCCACATTGTGCATGCTGCGGATGTTATCCAGCACCACCACTACCGGCATTTTCTCGGCCTCCTTAAATTCATGAACCGATTTACGGTTCAGTTCGTCCATACTTAGCTTTCGCATGGCGGCAAAGGTAGTTGGAAATGGGCAGAGGGCAAAGGGCAGAAGGCAGCGGGCAGAGATCCGCAACGCGGCCAGGAAGACCTGGTTAACCCGTCAACTGGTTAACTGGTCAACCTGCTACCTGTATCAACGCTATCAACCCAGTCAACGTTATCAACCTGCCCCTCCCTACCCGTCAACTTGTCAACATGTTAACGTGTTAACTTGTCAACCTTACCAACTATTCCCCAAATTACCCACATTGCCCAAACGGCTTTTTAAAACGGTAACCAAACAATTTATATTTGCCCCTTATGTCGAAAACTGCTACTACAGAAACCCCTTTAATGCAACAACACCGGGCTATCAAACAACGCTATCCCGATGCTGTACTGCTGTTTAGAGTTGGTGATTTTTACGAAACTTTTGGCGAGGATGCTGTAGTGGCTTCGCAGGTGCTGGGTATTACCCTTACCAAACGGAACAATGGCGCTGCCTTCAGCAGCGAACTGGCGGGGTTCCCCCATCACGCCCTCGACACCTACCTGCATAAACTGGTGCGGGCCGGTTACCGCGTGGCCATCTGCGATCAACTGGAAGACCCCAAGGCTGCAAAAGGCATTGTAAAACGCGGGGTTACCGAACTGGTAACGCCCGGTGTGGCTACCAACGATAAAATGCTGGAGCATAACAGCAACAACTTCCTGGCCGGGATTCATTTTACCGAAGACCAGGCGGGGATTGCGTTTCTTGATATTTCAACCGGTGAGTTCTTTGTTGCCGAAGGCAATTCTGAATACATCGATAAATTATTACAAACGCTGAAGCCGGCAGAGGTAATTTTTCAGCGCAGCTTTCAAAAGCATTTTAAAGAGGTGTTTGGCTCCCGCTTTTATACCTACACCATGGAAAGCTGGATCTTCGACGGACCTTATGCCAACGAAAGCCTGCTGAAACACTTCAATACCCATTCACTGAAAGGGTTTGGAGTGGAGGAAATGCACCTGGGCATTATAGCCGCCGGTGCAGTATTGCATTACCTGAAAGATACCGAGCACCCCAACCTGCAACACATCACCAGCATTCAGCGCATTGACCGCGATGATTACCTGTGGATGGACCGCTTTACCATTCGTAACCTGGAATTGATCAGCACCGGGCATGGCGATGGAAATAACCTGCACAAGGTGCTCGACAATACGGTATCGCCTATGGGCGCGCGTTTGCTGAAACGCTGGATATTGTTACCACTG
The Niastella koreensis GR20-10 genome window above contains:
- a CDS encoding RNA polymerase sigma factor codes for the protein MKTDSTDEKALLKGLALNDRKSVETIYKLYYNMVQTLIINNNGSADDARDIFQETVIVLYEKAKTGSFELTAQLKTYVYSVSRRLWLKKLQQQQKYLPTIPGLEETVPVEEDVESHGQRNSEFQMMEKALLHLGEPCRSLIEQFYLQKRSMTEIAGHFGYTNADNAKNQKYKCLMRLRKLFFAEFKNNDV
- a CDS encoding S1C family serine protease, which produces MQDVQLLDAIERFLRGEMTPEEMASFEQLRKSNPEVDEKVVEHTIFLHQMDQFSDWKSFKGTLNDVHNQLLESGVIKEEAPKTTVIQLFRKYKRVMAVAASIAGITTLLIASMATYYTQKKTHDDLQRLRGEYKSEITKKTNEVKNSVKEIVAKAPENAPVRFGGTGFLIDGKGYIATDEHVVNGASSVVVQNSKGQEFRTRIIYTNKETDLAILKIEDDDYRSIGPLPYGIRKSGTDLGEPLFILGFPREEIVYNEGYMSAKTGYNGDTLSFQLGVSANPGNSGGPVFNKNGEVVGVITARQTQAVGVVFAVTSKNIFRSLEEVKKDTSFQNIRLTLNSSIKNLDRVQQIKRIEEGVFMVKCY
- a CDS encoding nucleotidyltransferase family protein gives rise to the protein MEPTLLILAAGMASRYGSMKQIQSFGPGGETIMDYSIYDAIRAGFKKVVFIIRKEFADDFKAIVEPPLKGKIAIDYVYQDLKSFTDGFEVPADRTKPWGTAHAVLCAKNAINEPFAVINADDFYGRDAFEKAYKFLTKDVNDNTYSIIGYELLKTLSDNGTVNRGVCRANAEGNLVAIAERINIAKKDGKILVDDGQEPKELPMDSQVSMNFWCFSPSIFPYSEKLFNEFLSEKGNLTNIKSEFFIPIVGDKFINVNKGTIKVIPTSAQWFGVTYKEDAPEVKANLEQLVAAGEYPAKLWK
- a CDS encoding 1-aminocyclopropane-1-carboxylate deaminase/D-cysteine desulfhydrase; the protein is MKTMSVNKVITQPVDITKAVVTLVSDDLLHRKNVAIEVLRLDLIHPVISGNKWFKLKYHIREALQQNKKGILTFGGAWSNHLVATALACAQANLASMGIIRGERPATLSHTLQEVQDYAMQLQFISRPAYANDAAIIPVLQEKYPDYYLVPQGGQSHLGVLGAAEIGRLAQMESYSHICCATGTGTMLAGLVHAALPHQQVIGICSLKIPDNENNSLNSFVKPYASAPKQYKIFYDFHFGGYARKTDELIRFMNSIYQQHELPTDFVYTGKLFFGVMQLVQRDYFQPGSRLLLVHSGGLQGNRSLPAGTLTYL
- the lipB gene encoding lipoyl(octanoyl) transferase LipB, with protein sequence METSNKQAVLFRDLGNMEYQHAWDLQEKLLKENVEVKTLIRNRNMALEAIGNGQLVIDNEEVTPSTTNYLLFVEHPPVYTLGKSGDMSNVLISEEERAAQGISFYNTNRGGDITFHGKDQLVGYPILDLDKFYTDLGRYLRSLEEVIILTMAEYGLKGERSPGETGVWLDASIPGKERKICAMGIRCSRWITMHGFAFNINTDLNYFNYIIPCGIQNKQVTSLERELGRKLDMDEVKERVKKNFEKVFAVELTGA
- a CDS encoding RluA family pseudouridine synthase, with product MTIKDTNVFNDPEENVDGVEGAEELYERFSLTVDKGQEPMRLDKFLVARIENASRNKVQQSIESGRVTVNGKTVQANHKIKPGEEIIVYSDKEMHGEEIIPEQMPLNIVFEDDDILIINKPVGLVVHPASGNPRGTLINGVAWYLQQQNSNISADNLPRFGLVHRIDKNTSGLMVLAKTEKAVTSLAKEFFDHTIHRQYVALVWGDVAEDEGTIRKHIGRHQRFRKIFDAYPDGEVGKDAVTHYKVLERLGYVTIVQCELETGRTHQIRVHMKSIGHPLFNDELYGGDRIVKGTVFTKYKQFVDNCFAICPRHALHAKTIGFIHPRTRKEVVFNSEMPEDMTKLFEKWRGYAKTKNIQ
- the def gene encoding peptide deformylase — translated: MILPIVAYGADILRSKGKEITPDYPNLAKLIEDMWETMYASNGVGLAAPQINKDIRLFVMDSAQIFENQEEDEKGKYPDEPGTKQVFINAKIKSLEGDEWAYNEGCLSIPKIREDVMRSETVTLTYVDENFVPQEKTFNGITARIILHEYDHIEGKLFIDYLKPFKRKLLGGKLEDIKKGKVRADYKMIFPK
- the ruvX gene encoding Holliday junction resolvase RuvX, with product MARIISIDYGKKRTGLAVTDPLQIIATGLTTVETPQLFKFLKDYFSKEPVELIVMGEPKNWDDTDTHATPLVKKAVERLKREFPTIPIKMWDERYTSKMASQAMIEMGLKKKQRQNKALVDEIAATIILQEYLRSIS
- a CDS encoding UbiA-like polyprenyltransferase; translation: MSTVKKYLSLIKFAHTIFAMPFALIGFMLGVYAMVRNGLGEAHDMLGPHGESIHSIVRFTPNYVSLAKLLGLVVLCMIFARSAAMAFNRYLDREFDAQNPRTAVREIPAGILKADNVLLFTFFCAVAFMVTTWFINRICFLLSPVALFVVLFYSYTKRFTPLCHLVLGLGLSLAPIGAYLAVTGVFSLLPILFSFTVIFWVSGFDIIYALQDEEFDKSKKLHSIPAWLGKKKGLRVSELLHILSAACVITAGVYGHFHWFYWVGVAVFAGMLLYQHSIVKPTDLRRVNLAFMTANGIASVVFAVFVITDLVIAYKTMTN
- a CDS encoding RNA methyltransferase, whose translation is MRKLSMDELNRKSVHEFKEAEKMPVVVVLDNIRSMHNVGSVFRTADAFLLRGIYLCGYTPQPPHRDIHKTALGATETVEWKYAETTVEAVQRLKADGYQVFAIEQVQHSIPLHQFELNQHPQVAVVFGNEVSGVDQEVIKLCDGCIEIPQLGMKHSLNISVAAGIVLWELVRSKV